The Primulina eburnea isolate SZY01 chromosome 8, ASM2296580v1, whole genome shotgun sequence genome contains a region encoding:
- the LOC140837842 gene encoding uncharacterized protein yields MSAFNAFKANVPVAWSPNLYITLVRGIPGTRRLHRRTLEALRLTKCNRTVMRWNTPTVRGMLQQVKRLVVIETEEMYNARKQKQANHQALRSPLVVNHHQNQMPITSPSTQTAS; encoded by the exons ATGAGTGCTTTCAACGCATTCAAAGCTAATGTCCCAGTTGCGTGGAGCCCTAATCTGTACATAACATTGGTGAGGGGCATTCCGGGTACGAGGAGGCTCCACCGGCGCACATTAGAAGCCTTGCGCCTCACCAAATGCAACCGTACCGTCATGAGATGGAATACGCCTACTGTCCGGGGAATGCTTCAACAG GTGAAAAGGTTGGTTGTGATTGAGACAGAGGAAATGTACAATGCTCGGAAGCAGAAGCAAGCCAATCATCAAGCTCTGCGCTCGCCTTTGGTTGTGAATCATCATCAGAATCAGATGCCAATTACAAGCCCTTCAACTCAAACTGCTAGCTAA